The region CATCAGTTGGCAATGCTCTCTTTGGCAATATCACAACCCAGATAAACAATCCCAGGGCATTCCAGTTATCCGGACGATTTTTGTTCTAGCAGCAACTTCTACAATCCATCGAAGGCCGAGGTCCTGCCGCACATCTGCTGGGGCGGGGCTTTGCCCTTTTGCAAGGTGCGCTTGAGTCGCAACGGAACACGAAAAGCGGTGGGGCCACCGTCGGAGCAGATTAATCACGTCCTCCATGCGCGAATAAGGCGCCTGCCGACCCACTCTTGGGACGCGGATATTCCCAATTCGCTTCGCTATGAGGCGCCGCACAGCGGCAATCAGCAGTTGTGTCCCAAACCCTAACGATTGATCTCCGCGCTGCAACGGATGTAGCAGCCGCTACGTCAGCGGCTTCGTTCAAACGCGCTTGTAAGAAGCAGATTCCACCCCACCCATCGGGGGGGGAATCTGCGCATGACTGGGGAAATGCAGCTTGGAAACGTCAGTAGAAATGTCGCGGTTCTCTGCGATCTAGCGTGGGTCGATGGTTCGTGAACCTGCCGTATTTGTTAGATCAGCGAAAGGCCCAGGCATCCGGTTCGTCCCGGTGATTGAGTGGCCGTAGAAGTCCACATCGATTCCACCATACACCGGTAGAGGCTTCACTTCGCCTTTCACCGCCACGCTCATTTGTAGAGTGTCCGGGTTGAACGTCGTTGCGACTTCCGCCGTGGTTCCCGTCTTGTCCCAATCGTGCTGATCACGCCAGGACTCCAGGTTGTCCCACTCCGGCGGATCGGGAAATTTCACACGCAGGTAGGGCTGCATTCGCACTCGGCGGCCCGGAGCGAAGCCGTAGACATTTCCATCCGCAGTGTTGCGCGGGTTGTTGAACTCGATGGCCGACTGGCCGATGCCCGAGAACACATTTCCGAAGACTCTAAGGTCATGTGCGTCGTTCGTGTGGCCGTTGATTGGGCGCGGTGCTCCGAGGCCTGACGCTGTATCGATGCACACCTTGGCGCAGTCAATGAACAGGTTGTATGCGATGATGACGTGATTTGTGTCGCGGATCAGAACTCCGCCGGTGAGGTGGTCGAAGATATTGTTGTCAATCTCGTTCAACGCATCACTGCCCTCGATCTGAATCGCGTGTGGATTCACGTCGCCGGGAATGTCGGCGAAGACGTTCCCCGTGAGCCGATCATTTGTGTTTCCGATATCGAGCCAGATTCCGTTGGCATGCCGGATGTGACGCACCACGTTATTCCGGAACAGCAGATTCCGCGTCCGATGCATCTTGGTCCCGCCCGACTCCGACAGGCGAGCTGCATCCTGCCAGCCAATCCACTCAAATAGGTTCTTTTCCACCAGCACATTCTGTGGACCACCCGTTCCGCCGAGTCCCTCAATTCCGCAGTACCGGAAGACGTTGTGGCGGACAACGTCAAAACCTACCGGCTGCGGCGGGCGCGCCGCTGCCCAGTCAACGTCACCGATGTCGAGCCCCACACTATTGGCCCACTCGAAAGAATTGTCTTCAAAGATGAAGTGGTTGCCGTGATTGGTCGAGACCAGCCCTCGTTGGGGATTTGGGTAACTGTTTCCGGCATACCGAAACTTGATGCCCTTCACCCGGATGTACGACTGGTACGGCTTCGCAGGAGAGAACACCGACTCCTCGTTCGTGATCTCGATCACGTGCTTCGCCGGATCATCGTCATTTGCCAGCCGGATATGCAAAGTCAGTCCGTCCGACTCGACCCACACTTTACCAGCGTAGGGCGAAAACTCCTGGTACAACGGCGTCCAGCGGATGTCGCTGAAGAAGCTTAGCGAGCGCGCCGACAGCCCCGCGAGAGCCGATGGCGATTCCACCTGCTCCAGCGGTTTGCCATCCACAAAGACTATGCCCCGCCGCCGGAAGTAATTCCACATATTGTCTTTGGCGTAGTTGATCCAGTAGCGGTCGTCGGTCACGTTGTCGAGAGCGAACGGGTTATACCCAAGCGGGAACAGCTTGGGGTCAAGGTGAAGCTGGTATGCCTTCACAGGCTGATTCGTCTCCCGGTCCGGGCCGATGTTCCAGCCCTCGCTGGGCTGCCATCCTGTCGTCACGGTCGCGCCTGATACAACGACATCCGCGCCCGGCGCCGCCTCGTAGCTAATCATCGCATCGGGACTTGTGCCTCCCCGGGCCGGGCGGATCGCCTCGCGGTACACGCCGCT is a window of Edaphobacter sp. 12200R-103 DNA encoding:
- a CDS encoding right-handed parallel beta-helix repeat-containing protein, with protein sequence MKHAPFLVLLLLAGTSAVFADNSRLPDGTEFPTWEKPLHFTKTYYVDANAKNASDSGPGTKEHPFRTINHAAQLLQPGEHVIIASGVYREAIRPARGGTSPDAMISYEAAPGADVVVSGATVTTGWQPSEGWNIGPDRETNQPVKAYQLHLDPKLFPLGYNPFALDNVTDDRYWINYAKDNMWNYFRRRGIVFVDGKPLEQVESPSALAGLSARSLSFFSDIRWTPLYQEFSPYAGKVWVESDGLTLHIRLANDDDPAKHVIEITNEESVFSPAKPYQSYIRVKGIKFRYAGNSYPNPQRGLVSTNHGNHFIFEDNSFEWANSVGLDIGDVDWAAARPPQPVGFDVVRHNVFRYCGIEGLGGTGGPQNVLVEKNLFEWIGWQDAARLSESGGTKMHRTRNLLFRNNVVRHIRHANGIWLDIGNTNDRLTGNVFADIPGDVNPHAIQIEGSDALNEIDNNIFDHLTGGVLIRDTNHVIIAYNLFIDCAKVCIDTASGLGAPRPINGHTNDAHDLRVFGNVFSGIGQSAIEFNNPRNTADGNVYGFAPGRRVRMQPYLRVKFPDPPEWDNLESWRDQHDWDKTGTTAEVATTFNPDTLQMSVAVKGEVKPLPVYGGIDVDFYGHSITGTNRMPGPFADLTNTAGSRTIDPR